Proteins encoded by one window of Nocardioides euryhalodurans:
- a CDS encoding pyridoxamine 5'-phosphate oxidase family protein, producing MKIPAELPYDTCLQLLREGQVGRVAVCTPDGPRIVPVNYAVDDERIVFRTTPYSALGMHSWGGGRLAFEIDHVDSEEHTGWSVVATGPGQLVEDSEELRRIRDLHDPQPWAGGQRWLYVSLPWQDLTGRRIGPRTATMAG from the coding sequence ATGAAGATCCCGGCCGAGCTGCCGTACGACACGTGCCTTCAGCTGTTGCGCGAGGGCCAGGTGGGCCGGGTCGCGGTGTGCACGCCGGACGGTCCCCGGATCGTCCCCGTCAACTACGCCGTCGACGACGAACGGATCGTCTTCCGCACCACCCCCTACAGCGCGCTCGGCATGCACTCCTGGGGCGGTGGCCGGTTGGCCTTCGAGATCGACCACGTCGACTCCGAGGAGCACACCGGCTGGAGCGTCGTGGCGACCGGGCCTGGCCAGCTCGTCGAGGACAGCGAGGAGCTGCGGCGGATCCGCGACCTCCACGACCCGCAGCCGTGGGCCGGCGGACAGCGCTGGCTCTACGTCTCGCTGCCGTGGCAGGACCTGACCGGGCGACGGATCGGCCCGCGCACCGCCACAATGGCCGGGTGA
- a CDS encoding AAA family ATPase, protein MTWFETPDDAASRLERTGYLADPGLATTAFLAGRLEKPLLVEGPAGVGKTELAKAVACAADAELVRLQCYEGLDEARALYEWNYKKQLLRIQASGGEESWGETHDDIFTEEFLLTRPLLTAIRRDQPTVLLVDEVDKTDVEVEGLLLEVLSDSQVTIPELGTVAAVRRPYVVLTSNASRELSEALKRRCLYLHLDYPDADRERAIVAGQVPDLDRRIVERLVDTVGRLRDLDLKKAPSIAESVDWARTLVALQVRTLDDDAITRTLGAVLKHASDTERAVKELGLGS, encoded by the coding sequence GTGACCTGGTTCGAGACCCCTGACGACGCCGCCTCGCGACTCGAGCGGACCGGCTACCTCGCCGACCCGGGGCTGGCGACCACGGCCTTCCTGGCGGGTCGGCTCGAGAAGCCGCTGCTCGTCGAGGGGCCGGCCGGGGTGGGCAAGACCGAGCTCGCCAAGGCCGTCGCCTGTGCCGCGGACGCCGAGCTGGTGAGGCTGCAGTGCTACGAGGGTCTCGACGAGGCCCGCGCGCTCTACGAGTGGAACTACAAGAAGCAGCTCCTCCGGATCCAGGCGAGTGGCGGCGAGGAGTCGTGGGGGGAGACCCACGACGACATCTTCACCGAGGAGTTCCTGCTGACCAGGCCGCTGCTCACCGCGATCCGGCGCGACCAGCCGACGGTGCTGCTGGTAGACGAGGTCGACAAGACCGACGTCGAGGTCGAGGGGCTGCTGCTGGAGGTGCTCTCCGACTCCCAGGTCACGATCCCGGAGCTCGGGACCGTTGCCGCCGTGCGCCGCCCGTACGTCGTCCTCACCTCCAACGCCAGCCGCGAGCTGTCGGAGGCGCTCAAGCGTCGCTGCCTCTACCTCCACCTCGACTACCCCGACGCCGACCGGGAGCGGGCGATCGTGGCCGGACAGGTGCCGGACCTGGACCGGCGGATCGTGGAGCGCCTGGTCGACACGGTGGGCCGGCTCCGCGACCTCGACCTCAAGAAGGCACCCTCCATCGCCGAGTCGGTGGACTGGGCGCGGACCCTGGTCGCGCTGCAGGTCCGCACCCTGGACGACGACGCCATCACCCGCACGCTCGGCGCCGTCCTCAAGCACGCCTCGGACACCGAGCGGGCCGTCAAGGAGCTGGGCCTGGGGTCATGA
- a CDS encoding VWA domain-containing protein, with product MTRTPPPWSRSTPSGRPSTRSSTSTSHGSWAGPASTTDRDDLVAKDGPEALADLRERLAEALGSGESGELQDLAVEAVERFGEMPGRAPGLSGWSAYTALRRVSPAELTERIVAGLVAGGRTEEEARRAAGRRVGGFAALVEGDARRRIAEEKGPDHVADVALRPTIDRLDFSSARKADLEEMRREIYPLARRLATRLAREQHARRRGPLDVRRTVRASLSSGGVPLTTHHRPRRPHRTELVVLCDVSGSVASFASFTLLLVFALREQFTKVRAFTFVDRVHEVTHHFRPGADVAEVMADLAASAAHAALWGRTDYGRAFTSFAEEHADALGPRASLLVLGDARSNYSDLALPALRELAGGVRHAWWLNPEHPRHWDTGDSAAGPYGEVVAMVECRNLTQLGEFVHDLV from the coding sequence GTGACGCGTACGCCGCCACCCTGGTCAAGAAGCACTCCCAGCGGCCGACCTTCGACGCGCTCTTCGACCTCTACTTCCCACGGCTCGTGGGCCGGCCCGGCCTCGACCACCGACCGCGACGACCTGGTCGCCAAGGACGGTCCCGAAGCGCTCGCAGACCTCCGCGAACGGCTCGCCGAGGCGCTCGGGTCCGGGGAGTCGGGCGAGCTCCAGGACCTGGCCGTCGAGGCCGTCGAGCGGTTCGGCGAGATGCCCGGTCGGGCCCCGGGGCTCTCGGGGTGGTCGGCCTACACGGCCCTGCGGCGGGTCTCGCCGGCCGAGCTGACCGAGCGGATCGTGGCGGGGCTGGTCGCGGGTGGTCGTACCGAGGAGGAGGCCCGCCGGGCGGCCGGCCGGCGGGTCGGAGGCTTCGCCGCCCTCGTCGAGGGCGACGCCCGCCGGCGGATCGCCGAGGAGAAGGGTCCCGACCACGTGGCCGACGTGGCGCTCCGGCCGACGATCGACCGGCTCGACTTCTCCTCCGCCCGCAAGGCCGACCTGGAGGAGATGCGTCGCGAGATCTACCCGCTGGCGCGCCGCCTCGCGACGCGGCTGGCCCGGGAGCAGCACGCGCGGCGCCGCGGACCGCTCGACGTCCGGCGCACGGTCCGGGCGTCGCTGTCCTCCGGCGGGGTCCCGCTCACCACCCACCACCGACCCAGGCGGCCGCACCGCACCGAGCTGGTGGTGCTGTGCGACGTGAGCGGGTCGGTGGCCAGCTTCGCGTCGTTCACGCTGCTGCTCGTCTTCGCGCTGCGCGAGCAGTTCACCAAGGTCCGCGCGTTCACGTTCGTCGACCGGGTGCACGAGGTGACCCACCACTTCCGGCCCGGTGCCGACGTCGCCGAGGTGATGGCGGACCTGGCGGCGAGCGCCGCGCACGCGGCGCTGTGGGGACGGACCGACTACGGACGGGCCTTCACCTCCTTCGCCGAGGAGCACGCCGACGCGCTCGGACCGAGGGCGTCGCTGCTGGTGCTCGGGGACGCCCGCTCCAACTACAGCGACCTCGCGCTGCCTGCCCTGCGCGAGCTCGCCGGCGGCGTCCGCCATGCGTGGTGGCTCAACCCCGAGCACCCCCGTCACTGGGACACCGGGGACTCGGCCGCCGGTCCCTACGGGGAGGTCGTCGCGATGGTCGAGTGCCGCAACCTGACCCAGCTCGGCGAGTTCGTCCACGACCTGGTGTGA
- a CDS encoding type II toxin-antitoxin system VapB family antitoxin, which yields MIFKRVGQGRPYPDHGLTSRGWAALPPRQVRLDELVTTKDTLQLDALLDEDSTFYGDLFAHVVEWEGEYYLEDGLHRALRAALQQRSVLHARVHAVVG from the coding sequence GTGATCTTCAAGCGAGTCGGCCAGGGCCGGCCCTACCCCGACCACGGGCTGACGTCCCGCGGCTGGGCGGCCCTGCCACCGCGTCAGGTCAGGCTCGACGAGCTGGTCACCACCAAGGACACGCTGCAGCTCGACGCGCTCCTCGACGAGGACTCGACCTTCTACGGCGACCTGTTCGCCCACGTCGTGGAGTGGGAGGGCGAGTACTACCTCGAGGACGGGCTCCACCGCGCGCTCCGGGCCGCCCTGCAGCAGCGCTCGGTGCTCCACGCCCGGGTGCACGCGGTGGTGGGCTGA
- a CDS encoding potassium/proton antiporter has translation MSFDVHDLDTFVLVGSAVTLLAILAVRLSSRAGLPSLLIYLLMGVALGEAGLGIGFEDAQVAHALGFAALAIILAEGGLTTSWAEVRPAMKLGVSLATIGVAVSIAVVAVGAHYLLGLPWQLAVLLGAVTSPTDAAAVFSVLRVVPLPQRLKGTLEAESGLNDAPTVVLVTLVSSGAMADHGLLGATGIVAWELVVGVASGLVFGFGGAWAMRRAALPSSGLYPIAAMCLALVSYGAASAVHASGFAAVYVAALVLGNSELPHRVATRSFAEGVAWLAQIGLFVMLGLLLSPGTITLRTVALAVLAGLILTLVARPVSVLVSSAASDLSWNERGFLSWAGLRGAVPIVLTTIPLSEGVPGADRLFDLVFVMVVIYTLLTGPTLPTAARLLRVASRSEPRGLDVEAAPLDRIAADLLQVSISPASRMHGVEVGELRLPVGASVAMVIRNDETLVPERRTVLRHGDDLLIVTPRRLREKTERRLRQVSDSGRLAQWLERPR, from the coding sequence GTGTCGTTCGACGTCCACGACCTCGACACGTTCGTGCTCGTCGGCAGCGCCGTCACCCTGCTGGCGATCCTCGCGGTCCGGCTCTCGAGCCGCGCCGGGCTGCCCAGCCTGCTGATCTACCTCCTGATGGGGGTGGCCCTCGGCGAGGCCGGGCTCGGTATCGGCTTCGAGGACGCCCAGGTCGCCCACGCCCTCGGGTTCGCGGCGCTGGCGATCATCCTGGCCGAGGGTGGTCTCACGACCTCGTGGGCCGAGGTGAGGCCCGCGATGAAGCTCGGGGTCTCGCTGGCCACGATCGGGGTGGCGGTCTCGATCGCGGTGGTGGCAGTGGGCGCCCACTACCTGCTCGGTCTCCCGTGGCAGCTGGCGGTGCTCCTCGGGGCCGTCACGTCGCCGACGGACGCGGCCGCGGTCTTCTCGGTGCTCCGCGTGGTCCCGTTGCCGCAGCGGCTCAAGGGCACCCTCGAGGCCGAGTCCGGCCTCAACGACGCCCCGACCGTGGTGCTCGTGACCCTGGTGTCGAGCGGCGCGATGGCCGACCACGGGCTGCTCGGCGCCACCGGGATCGTGGCCTGGGAGCTGGTCGTCGGCGTCGCGTCCGGGCTGGTCTTCGGGTTCGGCGGCGCGTGGGCGATGCGGCGCGCGGCGCTGCCGTCCTCCGGCCTCTACCCGATTGCCGCGATGTGCCTCGCTCTGGTCTCGTACGGCGCCGCGTCGGCCGTGCACGCCTCCGGCTTCGCGGCCGTCTACGTCGCCGCGCTGGTCCTCGGCAACAGCGAGCTGCCCCACCGGGTCGCCACCCGTTCGTTCGCGGAGGGGGTCGCCTGGCTGGCGCAGATCGGCCTGTTCGTGATGCTGGGCCTGCTGCTCTCGCCGGGGACGATCACCCTCCGCACCGTCGCGCTGGCCGTCCTCGCCGGGTTGATCCTGACCCTGGTCGCCCGCCCGGTGTCGGTCCTGGTGAGCTCCGCGGCCTCGGACCTGTCGTGGAACGAACGCGGCTTCCTGTCCTGGGCGGGCCTGCGGGGTGCGGTCCCGATCGTCCTGACGACCATCCCGCTCTCGGAGGGCGTCCCCGGGGCGGACCGGCTCTTCGACCTGGTCTTCGTGATGGTCGTGATCTACACGCTGCTGACCGGCCCCACCCTGCCGACGGCCGCCCGGCTGCTGCGCGTGGCCAGCCGTTCGGAGCCGCGGGGGCTGGACGTCGAGGCCGCACCGCTCGACCGGATCGCCGCCGACCTGCTGCAGGTCAGCATCAGCCCGGCGTCGCGGATGCACGGGGTCGAGGTGGGGGAGCTGCGGCTGCCGGTGGGCGCGTCGGTCGCGATGGTGATCAGGAACGACGAGACGCTGGTCCCCGAGCGGCGTACGGTGCTCCGCCACGGCGACGACCTGCTCATCGTCACGCCCCGCCGGTTGCGCGAGAAGACCGAGAGGCGACTGCGCCAGGTCTCGGACTCCGGCCGGCTGGCGCAGTGGCTGGAACGCCCCCGCTGA
- a CDS encoding AraC family transcriptional regulator, translating into MIGALNRLVDVVEQQLTDELDVAAVARTLGTTEHHLRRMFSSLAGMPLSEYVRRRRMTVAAAEVVAGEDDLLTIAVRHGYGSTEAFGRAFRSVHGATPGDVRRSGGPLRTQPQLRFRLTVEGSTPMDTRVLDHPALRLAGHATRVPLVHHGVNPHIQQHVAAIPPEEHQRLKALSSGTPPGLLSVSDDVDPDGREGTELTYLHGVAVASGTDVAGLDEIEVPAGHWAVFRSSGPHPATLQETWAATATEWFPSNPWRLRPGPSIVAYLDRAEDFSTATCELWLPVERA; encoded by the coding sequence GTGATCGGAGCGCTCAACCGGCTGGTCGACGTGGTCGAGCAGCAGCTCACCGACGAGCTCGACGTGGCGGCGGTCGCCCGCACGCTCGGCACGACCGAGCACCACCTGCGCCGGATGTTCTCGTCGCTGGCGGGCATGCCGCTGTCGGAGTACGTCCGGCGCCGCCGGATGACGGTGGCAGCAGCCGAGGTCGTGGCGGGCGAGGACGACCTGCTGACGATCGCGGTCCGGCACGGGTACGGCTCCACCGAGGCGTTCGGCCGGGCGTTCCGCTCCGTCCACGGCGCCACGCCGGGCGACGTGCGCCGGTCCGGCGGCCCCCTCCGCACACAACCGCAGCTCAGGTTCCGCCTGACCGTCGAAGGGAGCACCCCCATGGACACCCGTGTCCTCGACCACCCCGCCCTGCGCCTGGCCGGCCACGCCACCCGCGTTCCGCTCGTCCACCACGGCGTCAACCCCCACATCCAGCAGCACGTCGCAGCCATCCCGCCCGAGGAGCACCAGCGGCTCAAGGCCCTCTCGTCCGGGACCCCGCCGGGCCTGCTCTCGGTCAGCGACGACGTCGACCCCGACGGCCGGGAGGGCACCGAGCTGACCTACCTCCACGGCGTCGCCGTCGCCTCGGGGACGGACGTGGCCGGGCTCGACGAGATCGAGGTCCCGGCCGGCCACTGGGCGGTCTTCCGCTCCTCCGGGCCGCACCCGGCGACGTTGCAGGAGACGTGGGCCGCCACCGCCACCGAGTGGTTCCCGTCGAACCCGTGGCGGCTGCGGCCGGGTCCCTCGATCGTGGCCTACCTCGACCGGGCCGAGGACTTCTCGACCGCCACGTGCGAGCTCTGGCTGCCGGTGGAGCGGGCGTGA
- a CDS encoding GNAT family N-acetyltransferase, which translates to MAYDLTTGDGDSALDERLSNELDRHNFAAVGHDDLRELTVKVEDDGELVAGLSGWTWGTCAGIGMVWVREADRAGGWGARLLAAAEEAARERGCRQVLVSSFTFQAPEFYARHGYTEFARSPDLPVEGEADVHFLKLL; encoded by the coding sequence ATGGCCTACGACCTGACGACCGGAGACGGTGACAGCGCGCTCGACGAGCGCCTCAGCAACGAGCTCGACCGCCACAACTTCGCGGCCGTCGGCCACGACGACCTCCGGGAGCTCACCGTCAAGGTCGAGGACGACGGCGAGCTGGTCGCCGGGCTGAGCGGCTGGACGTGGGGGACCTGTGCCGGCATCGGGATGGTGTGGGTGCGCGAGGCCGACCGGGCCGGCGGCTGGGGTGCACGCCTGCTCGCGGCCGCCGAGGAGGCCGCCCGGGAGCGCGGCTGCCGGCAGGTGCTGGTGTCCTCCTTCACCTTCCAGGCGCCGGAGTTCTACGCCCGCCACGGCTACACCGAGTTCGCGCGCTCGCCCGACCTGCCGGTCGAGGGCGAGGCCGACGTCCACTTCCTCAAGCTCCTGTGA
- a CDS encoding GAF domain-containing sensor histidine kinase has translation MSPDPGDPTLTSDDHALLDAVVAIGSDLDLHNVLDRIVRSACTLTGATYGALGVIGSDGGLSDFIHRGISEEQRALIGALPRGHGILGLLTEVPDPLRLGDLGTHPASVGFPAHHPPMTTFLGVPVRVRGTVFGNLYLTEKAGGRDFSEQDERLVQALANAAGFVIENARSYARSERQRRWLAASARLTEVLQPQLDRSEAYEQVAIAARSAFGTDDPVGVAVIDGDAPTLVAVDGRHRSRVAEVVSAAAAAVRGAIEDDEVSTVGAEHPVILVPLPTHLTPAAALVALRPGGPLQGEAMSEERELMATFATQAALALDRIQAVADREALAVVSDRDRIARDLHDVVIQRLFATGLQLQGVRGKAGDPLVTGRLDQAVADLDETIRDIRSTIFELRQARTGGVLSQVRALAEEYAEPLGFLPLVRSDGPVDTAVDDRVADELLAVLREALSNVARHAAATETRIELRVADRVLELSVSDDGIGPAHGVRESGLANARRRAVDLGGSFVVAPVEPYGTRFTWRAPLR, from the coding sequence GTGAGCCCCGATCCCGGTGACCCGACGCTGACCAGCGACGACCACGCCTTGCTCGACGCCGTCGTCGCCATCGGGTCGGACCTGGACCTCCACAACGTGCTCGACCGGATCGTCCGGTCGGCCTGCACCCTCACCGGCGCGACGTACGGCGCCCTCGGCGTGATCGGCAGCGACGGCGGGCTCAGCGACTTCATCCACCGCGGCATCAGCGAGGAGCAGCGCGCCCTGATCGGCGCCCTCCCCCGGGGCCACGGGATCCTGGGCCTGCTGACCGAGGTCCCCGACCCGCTGCGGCTCGGCGACCTCGGCACCCACCCGGCCTCGGTCGGCTTCCCCGCCCACCACCCGCCGATGACGACGTTCCTCGGGGTGCCGGTGCGGGTGCGGGGCACGGTCTTCGGCAACCTCTACCTCACCGAGAAGGCCGGGGGCCGCGACTTCTCCGAGCAGGACGAGCGGCTGGTGCAGGCGCTGGCCAACGCGGCCGGCTTCGTCATCGAGAACGCCCGCAGCTACGCCCGCAGCGAGCGGCAGCGCCGCTGGCTGGCGGCGAGCGCCCGGCTGACGGAGGTGCTGCAGCCGCAGCTCGACCGCTCCGAGGCCTACGAGCAGGTCGCCATCGCCGCCCGCAGCGCCTTCGGCACCGACGACCCGGTCGGCGTGGCGGTGATCGACGGCGACGCACCGACGCTGGTCGCCGTCGACGGCCGGCACCGCTCCCGGGTGGCCGAGGTGGTCAGCGCCGCGGCCGCGGCGGTCCGGGGGGCGATCGAGGACGACGAGGTGTCGACCGTGGGGGCTGAGCACCCGGTGATCCTGGTGCCGCTGCCCACGCACCTGACCCCGGCCGCCGCGCTCGTGGCGCTGCGCCCCGGCGGACCGCTGCAGGGTGAGGCGATGTCGGAGGAGCGGGAGCTGATGGCGACCTTCGCCACCCAGGCGGCGCTGGCCCTCGACCGGATCCAGGCGGTGGCCGACCGCGAGGCGCTGGCGGTCGTGAGCGATCGCGACCGGATCGCCCGCGACCTCCACGACGTGGTCATCCAGCGACTGTTCGCCACCGGGCTGCAGCTGCAGGGGGTGCGGGGGAAGGCCGGCGACCCGCTGGTGACCGGACGGCTCGACCAGGCCGTCGCCGACCTCGACGAGACGATCCGCGACATCCGCTCCACCATCTTCGAGCTGCGCCAGGCCCGGACCGGCGGCGTGCTCTCGCAGGTCCGGGCCCTCGCGGAGGAGTACGCCGAGCCGCTCGGCTTCCTGCCCCTGGTGCGCAGCGACGGACCGGTCGACACCGCGGTCGACGACCGGGTTGCCGACGAGCTGCTCGCCGTGCTGCGCGAGGCGCTCAGCAACGTGGCCCGCCACGCCGCCGCCACCGAGACGCGGATCGAGCTCCGGGTGGCCGACCGGGTGCTGGAGCTCTCGGTGAGCGACGACGGCATCGGTCCGGCCCACGGGGTCCGCGAGAGCGGCCTGGCCAACGCCCGCCGCCGCGCGGTCGACCTCGGTGGCAGCTTCGTCGTCGCGCCGGTGGAGCCGTACGGCACCCGTTTCACCTGGCGGGCGCCGCTGCGCTGA
- a CDS encoding TIGR03086 family metal-binding protein, with protein MSDLDLRPAAASTAALLVGVRDDQLADPTPCPDWTVGDLVDHLGGLAVAFTLAARKESYDAGPSADATLLEPGWRDRVAGALHGLGEAWLAPGAFDGTTQAGPVEMPADEAALVALNEVVVHGWDLASATGQPYDPDPASVAASHAFVESFDAPADDGGLFGPRVDVPPAAEPLHHLLGATGRDPGWTA; from the coding sequence ATGAGCGACCTCGACCTCCGTCCCGCCGCGGCGTCGACCGCGGCCCTGCTCGTCGGCGTGCGCGACGACCAGCTCGCCGACCCGACCCCCTGCCCCGACTGGACCGTCGGCGACCTCGTCGACCACCTCGGTGGCCTCGCCGTCGCGTTCACCCTCGCTGCGCGCAAGGAGTCCTACGACGCCGGACCGTCCGCCGACGCGACCCTGCTCGAGCCCGGCTGGCGGGACCGGGTCGCCGGTGCTCTGCACGGGCTGGGCGAGGCGTGGCTGGCCCCCGGTGCCTTCGACGGCACCACCCAGGCCGGTCCGGTCGAGATGCCGGCCGACGAGGCGGCGCTGGTCGCCCTCAACGAGGTGGTCGTCCACGGGTGGGACCTCGCCTCCGCCACCGGCCAGCCCTACGACCCGGACCCGGCCTCGGTCGCAGCCAGCCACGCCTTCGTCGAGTCCTTCGACGCGCCGGCCGACGACGGTGGGCTGTTCGGCCCGCGCGTCGACGTACCCCCGGCGGCGGAGCCGCTGCACCACCTGCTCGGCGCCACCGGCCGGGACCCGGGCTGGACGGCCTGA
- a CDS encoding YncE family protein, with protein MRTWLVSAVVAVSGLVGVSPAAAGDGQEPVGDVRRAVFVGNNWDGTATVLAPRSFEQLGRIDIIPDREERMAEIALNPERLAYFVAIRELIGEGHHQYVDDMYSSNDGRLLIVSRPSFADVVAISLRTGRIRWRFPVAGQRSDHMAVSPDGRRVVVSASTANTVHVLRVRDGEELGSFPSGGSPHESVFIDGGRKILHASIGHVYTPTDRDLADPTKGERVFQVVDARTFEVLRRYDLRRTFDRAGRDGLSTAVRPMTLSRDERRVFFQVSFFHGYVELDLRTGRLLGVTRLPNLVRDTPREQYLLDSAHHGIAMNPRGTRLCVAGTMSDYATVVDEATGRRGPLLRREDGKPYWVTQSGNGRSCYVSWSGTDEVSRISYATGRIERTVDVGDHPQRIRNGFVKRSLVAGLPDHVPDEDVQSPLPLRSSR; from the coding sequence GTGAGGACCTGGCTGGTGTCCGCAGTGGTGGCCGTGTCCGGCCTGGTGGGGGTCTCCCCCGCCGCGGCCGGCGACGGGCAGGAGCCCGTCGGCGACGTACGCCGGGCGGTTTTCGTCGGCAACAACTGGGACGGCACGGCGACGGTGCTGGCCCCGCGCTCGTTCGAGCAGCTGGGCCGGATCGACATCATCCCGGACCGCGAGGAGCGGATGGCCGAGATCGCCCTCAACCCGGAGCGGCTCGCCTACTTCGTGGCGATCCGCGAGCTGATCGGCGAGGGCCACCACCAGTACGTCGACGACATGTACTCCTCCAACGACGGTCGGCTGCTCATCGTGTCCCGGCCCTCCTTCGCCGACGTGGTCGCCATCAGCCTGCGGACCGGTCGGATCCGGTGGCGCTTCCCGGTGGCCGGCCAGCGCTCGGACCACATGGCGGTCTCGCCCGACGGCCGCCGCGTCGTGGTGAGCGCGTCGACGGCCAACACCGTGCACGTGCTGCGGGTCCGTGACGGCGAGGAGCTGGGCTCCTTCCCCTCGGGCGGGTCGCCCCACGAGAGCGTCTTCATCGACGGCGGCCGCAAGATCCTCCACGCCAGCATCGGCCACGTCTACACCCCGACCGACCGCGACCTGGCCGACCCGACCAAGGGGGAGCGCGTCTTCCAGGTGGTCGACGCGCGGACCTTCGAGGTGCTGCGCCGCTACGACCTGCGCCGGACCTTCGACCGGGCCGGGAGGGACGGACTCAGCACCGCCGTCCGCCCGATGACGCTCTCGCGGGACGAGCGACGCGTCTTCTTCCAGGTCAGCTTCTTCCACGGGTACGTCGAGCTGGACCTCCGCACCGGCCGGCTGCTCGGCGTCACCCGGCTCCCCAACCTGGTCAGGGACACCCCGCGCGAGCAGTACCTGCTCGACTCCGCCCACCACGGGATCGCGATGAATCCTCGCGGCACCAGGCTCTGCGTCGCCGGGACGATGTCCGACTACGCCACGGTGGTCGACGAGGCCACCGGCCGGCGCGGTCCCCTGCTGCGGCGCGAGGACGGCAAGCCGTACTGGGTCACGCAGAGCGGGAACGGCCGGTCCTGCTACGTCTCGTGGAGCGGCACCGACGAGGTCTCCCGGATCTCCTACGCGACCGGTCGGATCGAGCGCACCGTCGACGTCGGCGACCACCCGCAGCGGATCCGCAACGGGTTCGTGAAGCGGTCGCTGGTGGCAGGGCTCCCCGACCACGTCCCGGACGAGGACGTGCAGTCGCCGCTCCCGCTCCGGTCGTCGCGCTGA
- a CDS encoding response regulator — protein MIKVFLLDDHEVVRRGLRQLLEDAGDIEVVGESGLAVEAASRIPALRPDVAVLDARLPDGSGIDVCREVRSVDPTISALILTSYDDDEALFAAILAGASGYVLKQIGGHDLVDTVRRVAAGQSLIDPTLTARVLDRVRNGDPMPSELADLTEREREILGLIAEGLTNRQIGEQLFLAEKTVKNYVSSILGKLGLERRTQAAVLASRLLG, from the coding sequence GTGATCAAGGTCTTTCTCCTCGACGACCACGAGGTGGTCCGGCGCGGGCTGCGCCAGCTCCTCGAGGACGCCGGCGACATCGAGGTGGTCGGCGAGTCCGGCCTCGCCGTCGAGGCCGCCAGCCGGATCCCGGCGCTGCGTCCCGACGTCGCGGTGCTCGACGCGCGGCTTCCCGACGGGAGCGGCATCGACGTCTGCCGCGAGGTCCGGTCCGTCGACCCGACGATCAGCGCGCTGATCCTCACGTCGTACGACGACGACGAGGCGCTCTTCGCGGCGATCCTCGCCGGGGCGTCCGGCTACGTCCTCAAGCAGATCGGTGGCCACGACCTCGTCGACACCGTCCGCCGCGTGGCGGCCGGGCAGTCACTCATCGACCCCACCCTCACGGCGCGGGTCCTCGACCGGGTCCGCAACGGCGACCCGATGCCGAGCGAGCTGGCGGACCTGACGGAGCGGGAGCGCGAGATCCTCGGGCTGATCGCGGAGGGCCTCACCAACCGGCAGATCGGGGAGCAGCTCTTCCTGGCCGAGAAGACCGTGAAGAACTACGTGTCCAGCATCCTCGGCAAGCTCGGTCTCGAACGGCGTACGCAGGCCGCCGTGCTGGCCTCCCGGCTGCTCGGCTGA
- a CDS encoding LytR C-terminal domain-containing protein: MEARARSIATLGVLSLLLVIGGVWGWSALTEPLPEEASTAVCEDREFGRGDRITRRDVTVSVYNAGTRVGLAGLTMNLLTDAGFAAGSEGNAPDRASVARVQIWTEEPKNPAVDLVASHFGQDVRVVRRSSPGAGIAVVVGDDFESLTAGQRAVVARQATSVCGPPRA, from the coding sequence ATGGAGGCGCGGGCGCGCTCGATCGCGACCCTCGGGGTCCTCTCGCTCCTGCTCGTCATCGGCGGCGTCTGGGGCTGGTCCGCGCTCACCGAGCCACTGCCCGAGGAGGCCTCGACGGCGGTCTGCGAGGACCGCGAGTTCGGTCGCGGCGACCGGATCACCCGCCGCGACGTGACGGTCAGCGTCTACAACGCCGGCACCCGCGTCGGGCTCGCCGGCCTGACGATGAACCTGCTCACCGACGCCGGGTTCGCCGCGGGCTCCGAGGGCAACGCCCCCGACCGCGCGAGCGTCGCGCGGGTACAGATCTGGACCGAGGAGCCCAAGAACCCCGCGGTCGACCTGGTGGCCAGCCACTTCGGCCAGGACGTCAGGGTCGTCCGGCGCTCCTCGCCCGGAGCGGGGATCGCGGTCGTGGTGGGCGACGACTTCGAGAGCCTCACGGCCGGCCAGCGCGCCGTGGTCGCACGTCAGGCCACCTCGGTCTGCGGCCCTCCACGGGCCTGA